GGAGTAGACAATCTTCCACCCGCTCGTAGTATCCCCCTGAGGTGTGATTTGTGAATTCGACTGTTGGCCCGGTGTCGTCTGCCCGGCAGCGGTGCTGCCGATTGCGAGGCCGACAACGAGAAATAATATGATTGTGCGTTTCATTGTCTCTGTCTTTCGTTGAAATGGGAGTCCAATCCCGTTGTACTAATAGTACCCTCGACCGTGATAAGCGGCGGGGGAAGCATCGCAGTATGTAGGGCAGAATTTACTACCCTGATTCAAACAGCAGGGGTGGTAAACTATTCCCATATATAATCCGACTCATGAGTCGTACTGCTATACTGCAAATATAGGTACGTTTGCCCCCGTGAATATAAAAAGGATCATCGGGGACAACATCAGGGGGTATCGAAATCGACTGGATTGGAGCCAGGAAAAACTTGCCGTGCGAGCAAAAATGCACAACGATTATCTTGGTCG
This region of Bacteroidota bacterium genomic DNA includes:
- a CDS encoding helix-turn-helix transcriptional regulator produces the protein MNIKRIIGDNIRGYRNRLDWSQEKLAVRAKMHNDYLGRLERGVQNASIDSLFKIAKALGVAPYKLWIEDSYKREK